A single genomic interval of Brevibacillus brevis harbors:
- a CDS encoding phospho-sugar mutase: MNANWHAHYTRWNECESLDPELRQQLTTMQADEKQLADCFSAPIVFGTGGMRGIMEPGINRINLYTIRKASAGLALYLLETYPDQAVKKVVIAYDSRKHSQLFAKETAKVLGQYGITTCIFKQLTPTPLLSFAVRHFCACAGIVITASHNPPEYNGYKIYGADGGQITLATAERLMEQIVAAGNELEITPADEQELYKNGLLHYIDDSLLHAYLEKVKQLRVHPDLSPAIREQVKIVFTPLHGTTHDSITRGLALFGYTQVSVVEEQAVPDPNFSTVSSPNPEEPEAFRIAISYAKQVDADVIMGTDPDGDRLGVLVKNQAGDYSVLSGNQLGALLLHYLLETKQKKGELPSNGIVLKTIVTSEMGRAIATGFGVSTEDTLTGFKYIGEKIEAYEKSGAYVFQFGYEESYGYLIGDFVRDKDAVQTALLLADMCAYYKSQHKSLDDTLKDLFNRYGHYAEELISFTCKGGEGMQKISATMSSLRNQPPSQLAAHPIIAIEDYASGIRTDCQTGTTTPLTLPASDTIKYFFHDHSWFCVRPSGTEPKIKIYLGVKGTSEQESQEKLFTLKHAVLQLIGF, encoded by the coding sequence ATGAATGCAAACTGGCACGCACACTACACACGCTGGAACGAGTGTGAATCCCTCGATCCAGAGCTTCGTCAGCAGTTAACCACCATGCAGGCTGATGAAAAGCAGCTTGCGGATTGCTTCTCTGCCCCGATTGTATTTGGAACCGGAGGCATGAGAGGGATCATGGAGCCGGGAATAAACCGCATCAATTTATACACGATTCGCAAAGCAAGCGCAGGGCTGGCTCTTTATTTGCTCGAAACATACCCGGATCAGGCGGTCAAAAAAGTCGTCATTGCCTATGATTCACGGAAACACTCACAGTTGTTTGCCAAAGAAACCGCCAAAGTTCTCGGTCAGTACGGGATTACTACATGTATATTCAAACAACTGACTCCTACCCCTCTGCTTTCCTTTGCCGTGCGCCACTTTTGCGCGTGTGCGGGCATTGTCATTACAGCAAGCCACAATCCTCCCGAATATAACGGCTACAAAATTTATGGCGCAGACGGGGGGCAAATTACGCTCGCGACAGCCGAACGACTGATGGAACAGATCGTTGCAGCCGGAAATGAACTCGAAATTACCCCAGCCGATGAGCAAGAGCTGTACAAAAACGGACTTCTCCACTACATTGACGATTCTCTCTTGCATGCGTATTTGGAAAAAGTAAAACAGTTGCGCGTCCATCCAGACTTATCACCTGCCATCCGAGAGCAAGTGAAGATCGTCTTTACTCCCCTGCACGGTACAACGCATGACTCGATCACACGCGGATTGGCATTGTTCGGGTATACACAAGTGAGTGTCGTGGAAGAGCAGGCTGTCCCCGATCCTAACTTTTCGACCGTATCCTCGCCTAATCCCGAAGAGCCTGAGGCCTTTCGAATAGCGATTTCATACGCCAAGCAGGTGGATGCCGACGTAATCATGGGGACGGACCCTGATGGAGATCGCCTCGGTGTGCTCGTCAAAAATCAGGCAGGAGACTACAGCGTCCTGTCAGGGAATCAATTGGGAGCCTTGCTTCTTCATTACCTGCTGGAAACCAAACAAAAAAAGGGGGAGCTCCCCTCTAACGGCATTGTATTGAAAACAATCGTCACGTCCGAAATGGGCAGAGCCATCGCGACAGGCTTCGGTGTATCGACAGAAGACACTTTGACAGGCTTCAAATATATTGGTGAAAAAATCGAAGCCTACGAGAAGAGTGGAGCCTACGTCTTCCAATTTGGTTACGAAGAAAGCTACGGATACTTGATCGGCGATTTTGTCCGGGATAAGGATGCCGTTCAAACTGCTTTGCTGCTTGCTGACATGTGCGCGTATTACAAATCACAGCACAAAAGCCTCGATGACACATTGAAAGACTTATTCAACCGTTACGGTCACTATGCGGAGGAGCTGATTTCTTTCACGTGCAAAGGAGGGGAAGGCATGCAAAAAATATCGGCAACGATGTCTTCCCTGCGCAATCAGCCGCCTTCCCAACTCGCCGCTCACCCCATCATAGCCATCGAAGATTATGCCAGTGGAATCCGCACAGATTGTCAAACGGGTACAACCACGCCACTCACCTTGCCTGCATCAGATACCATCAAATACTTTTTCCACGATCATTCGTGGTTTTGTGTCAGACCCTCAGGCACGGAGCCAAAAATCAAAATCTATTTAGGCGTAAAAGGAACGAGTGAGCAGGAAAGCCAAGAAAAGCTTTTCACCTTGAAACACGCTGTCTTGCAGTTGATCGGATTCTAG
- the glf gene encoding UDP-galactopyranose mutase gives MKVDWLIVGAGFTGATLAERIANELDQKVLVVERRNHIGGNAYDCYDEQGVLIHKYGSHTFHTNSKLVWDYLSRFTQWRPYFHEVRAYVDGIKIPLPFNLNALSALFSPQYAQKLESLLIRHYGFGAKIPILKLRDSAHEELSFLAEFIYQKVFYWYTIKQWDLKPEELDQSVSARVPVYVSRDNRYFQDTYQGIPLHGFTAMFHRMLHHPNIKVLLNTDYQEIADEIGYKRMIYTGPIDTFFGYKHGRLPYRSLRFHFETHQKAWYQEVGTVNYPNEYDFTRILEQKHLTGQVVSHTTISFVYPQPYSPGENEPYYPIPRKENSQQYSLYKREAEQIRDQVLFAGRLADYQYYNMDQAVARALTLFKQIVAE, from the coding sequence ATGAAGGTGGATTGGCTGATTGTCGGAGCTGGATTCACGGGTGCTACACTCGCAGAGCGGATTGCCAATGAGCTTGATCAGAAAGTATTGGTGGTAGAGAGGCGTAATCATATCGGAGGAAATGCCTATGATTGCTATGACGAGCAGGGGGTACTGATTCACAAATACGGTTCGCACACCTTTCATACGAATTCCAAGCTGGTCTGGGACTACTTGTCGCGTTTTACCCAGTGGCGGCCGTACTTTCATGAGGTGCGTGCCTATGTCGATGGCATAAAAATACCGTTGCCTTTCAATCTAAATGCATTGTCCGCTTTGTTTTCCCCGCAATATGCGCAGAAACTGGAGAGCTTACTGATCCGTCACTATGGATTCGGGGCGAAGATTCCGATTCTGAAGCTTCGGGATAGTGCACATGAAGAGCTTAGTTTTTTAGCTGAATTCATTTATCAAAAAGTCTTTTATTGGTATACGATCAAACAATGGGATTTGAAGCCGGAGGAGCTGGATCAGTCTGTTTCCGCAAGGGTTCCTGTGTATGTCAGCAGGGACAATCGGTATTTTCAGGACACGTATCAAGGAATTCCGCTGCATGGCTTTACGGCAATGTTCCATCGCATGCTCCACCATCCGAATATAAAGGTGCTCCTCAATACGGACTATCAAGAAATCGCGGATGAAATCGGGTATAAACGAATGATCTACACAGGCCCGATCGATACCTTCTTTGGCTATAAGCATGGACGGTTGCCTTATCGAAGCCTGCGCTTTCATTTTGAAACGCATCAAAAGGCATGGTACCAAGAAGTGGGGACTGTCAATTATCCCAATGAGTATGATTTCACCAGAATCCTCGAACAAAAGCACCTCACAGGTCAAGTCGTTTCTCATACAACCATATCCTTCGTATATCCACAGCCGTATTCACCTGGCGAAAACGAGCCTTATTACCCCATTCCGCGCAAGGAAAATAGCCAACAATACAGCCTCTATAAACGAGAAGCGGAGCAAATACGCGATCAAGTACTTTTTGCGGGCAGGCTCGCGGATTATCAATACTACAACATGGATCAAGCTGTAGCGCGGGCATTGACCTTGTTTAAACAGATTGTCGCAGAATAG
- a CDS encoding glycosyltransferase family 2 protein: MSRITVVIPTYNREKYLSTAIESVLNQTHKEWKLLIVDDASTDHTHAIVEKYLDDPRIYYVLLPENSGIGKTMAAALERIDTPYFVSLDSDDWFDEKTLEILLDEMERQPETTNVVFSNTVFWKEVGDTRELSEIMRPPIYKDKYDYLEAPMVWPRFYRTQAVRDVGGFECDDPMQGRFSHDKYMLLKLIGTGDIHWVDANLYHYLIHESNNSHTKNWPQWTKARKYILTKILKLWGDEYEPVFVYTPEGWIYVNELIPKKKPS; encoded by the coding sequence ATGTCGCGCATTACTGTCGTGATTCCAACCTATAATCGGGAAAAGTATCTTTCCACAGCCATCGAAAGTGTGTTGAACCAGACGCACAAGGAATGGAAGCTCCTCATTGTAGATGACGCCTCTACTGACCACACGCATGCCATCGTAGAAAAGTACCTCGATGATCCCCGCATTTACTACGTGCTACTCCCTGAAAATTCAGGGATCGGCAAAACAATGGCTGCTGCTCTGGAACGAATTGACACGCCCTACTTTGTCTCACTTGATTCGGATGACTGGTTCGACGAAAAGACCTTAGAAATTTTGTTGGATGAAATGGAACGCCAGCCCGAAACCACGAACGTTGTGTTCTCCAACACTGTTTTTTGGAAGGAAGTGGGTGACACGCGAGAACTGTCCGAAATCATGCGGCCTCCGATCTATAAAGATAAGTATGATTACCTGGAAGCTCCGATGGTTTGGCCTCGTTTTTATCGGACACAAGCGGTTCGTGATGTCGGCGGATTTGAATGTGATGATCCTATGCAGGGAAGGTTTTCTCATGACAAGTACATGTTATTAAAATTGATCGGAACAGGTGATATTCACTGGGTCGATGCGAACCTCTATCATTATTTGATTCACGAGAGCAACAATTCCCACACAAAAAACTGGCCGCAATGGACAAAAGCAAGAAAGTACATCCTTACGAAAATCTTGAAACTGTGGGGCGACGAGTACGAGCCTGTTTTTGTGTACACACCCGAGGGATGGATTTATGTAAACGAGCTCATTCCGAAAAAAAAGCCTTCCTAA